The Desulfovibrio sp. G11 region CTGAACAACCTGCTCATGCTGGGCACAACACGGCTTATGTGGCTCATACGTCTTACCGCGTTTCAGGGCATACTGCTGGCGGCCATGCTGCTCAGCCTGGATCACGCCCTGCTGGCCGGGGCTGTGCTGCTGATCAAGGGTGTTCTGCTGCCGGGGCTGCTGTGGCGCACCCGCGAACGCCTGCACGCGCGGCAACGTATGCGCCCCCGCCTGCATGTGGCCGTAGGGGTGCTGGCCGGCATGGGAGGACTTGTACTTTCGCTGTGGCTTGAAGCCAGACTGCTGACCCTGCCCGCCCTTTTTCCGCCCCTGCTGCTGCCCACGGCGCTGACCACGCTTTTTTGCGGGCTCATCCTTGTGGTGGGGCGCACTACGGCCCTGGCCCAGGTCATCGGCTATCTCGTGGCGGAAAACGGAATTTTCCTGCTGGGCATGCCCCTGATGACGGCAGGAACCATCTGGTTTGAACTGGCTCTTCTGCTGGACGTGTTTGTGGCTGTCTTTGTTATGGGCATTGCCATCAACCACATCAGCAACACCTTTGAATCCATTGATGTAGGCCGCTTTCGCAGCCTCAGGGATTGACGGCCATGCTGGAAGCCTTGCTCTTTCTCCCGCTGGCGGCGGGCTGTATCATGCTGCTTGGCACAAGTGCCCTGTGCCGCATTCTGCTGCCCCTGACAGGACTGACCCACGCCGGGCTGGCCGCCTGGACCACCTGGAACGTGGCCAGCGGGGCCGAACCGGAAGCCTTGGGCGGCCTGCTGGCGCCGGACCCGCTGGGCGCGCTTTTTCTCATGCTGGCCAGCCTGCTCTTTCTGGCGGCCTCCGTGTACGCTGTGTATTATCTGCGTGAAGAAGAAAGCCTCGGTGTGCATACCGCCTTTCAGGACGGGCGCAGCTTCACCAATGCGCCGCAGCGCCGTCTGGCCGCCTGCCTGTGCTTTTTTCTTGCATCAATGACGCTGGTAACCACCACTCCGCACCTTGGGGCATTATGGGTGGGCATTGAAGCCACCACGCTTTCCAGCGCGCCGCTGATCTATTTTCACCGCCACCAACGCTCCCTTGAGGCCACCTGGAAATACCTGATCATATGCTCCGTGGGCATTGCCCTGGCCATGGTGGGCAATATTCTGCTTTCTGTGGCTTTTTACACGCCTGAAGGCATGGAAGCTATGGTGGAAGGCATGAACCAGGTGGGCTGGTATGTCAGCCACGCCCGCGCCGGAGAAGAAACCTGGCTCAAGGCGGCGTTTATTTTCCTGCTGGTGGGGTACGGCACAAAGATGGGTCTGGCCCCCCTGCACAACTGGCTGCCCGATGCCCACAGTCAGGCCCCTTCGCTGGTCTCGGCCCTGCTGTCCGGCGCACTGCTCAACTGTGCCATGCTCGGCATACTGCGCGGCCACCAGATCATGCTGGCCGCCGGGCTTGGCGGCTTCAGCAGCGGCCTGCTCAGCTTTTTCGGTTTGCTGTCGCTGATTACGGCGGCCATCTTCATTGTGGGCCAGGGGCATTACAAGCGTATGCTGGCCTATTCCAGCGTGGAGCATATGGGCATACTGGCTCTTGGAGTGGGCGTTGGTGGCCTGGCAGTGTCGGGAGCCATGCTGCACGCGGTCTGCCATTCGCTGACCAAGTGCATGCTCTTTTTACTTTCCGGCAATATCCTGGCCCGTTATCACACATTTTCGAGCTACGACATTCGCGGCATGCGCTGGACCATGCCAGTTACAGGCGCCCTGTGGATGGCCGGATTTCTGGCAGTGGCCGGTTCGCCGCCTTTCGGCATTTTCATCAGCGAATTCATTATATTCAAAGGAATGCTTGCTGCCGGATCCCCTTTTCTGGCCGCCGCCTATCTGCTGGCTCTGGCCGTAATATTTGTGGGCCTTTCGGTAGCGGTGCTGCGCATGGTGCAAGGCAGCCGCCCCACAGACATGCCCCAGAATCCGCGCGAGCCGCTGCTGAGCGTGCTTCCGCCCCTGGCGCTCGGCATGGGCGTACTGACACTGGGCCTGTGGATACCCGACTGGCTGTGGAATTTTTTGCGGCAGGGCGCGGCCCTTATCGGCGGCTAGAGCAGTGTTGTTTTAACATTGTTCCGGCGGCTGCATGAGCAGGCGTCCGCTACGAAGGTGTAGGTGCAGCGTATTTGCACTGCCAAACACCGCAGCGAGCATTTGAAACCTTTGAGAACATGTATTCGCAAAGATAAAATGCTCCAGGAGGATCTTGATGTCGTTCGACTACCGTGAGGCGGTAACCCTGAACAAACTGGGGCGTCATTCCGTATCTGAACTGCGGGACATTCTCCGGCACGCCCTGGCCGGTGGATGGCGCGTACTGGCCTTTTTCGGCATTCCTGACATGGATGCCCCCCTTGACGCGCACAACGATGACACACCGGAACAGCCCCGTGCCGTAAGCCTTTGCTGCATACTGGCCCATGACGGTACGCGCCGCCTTATGGCCCGATGCACGCCGCCGGTGACGGCCTTTGTATCAATGACGCCGGAATTGCCGCAACTGCACTATTTCGAGCGCGAGATTTACGAACAGTGGGGCGTGGAGCCGGTGGGGCATCCCTGGCTCAAAAGTGTGCGGCGCATCCCCGACAGCGCCGAAGCCGCAGCGCGCAATGCCGCGGAAAGCCAAACCAGCAGCGCCGCCCCTGCCCAGGAATCTGCGGAAGTAGTTCCTTCTCCGGCCTTGACGGCTTCTGCACGGCCCCAGACACTGCCATATCCCTTTTACCGGGTAGAAGGGGCAGATGTACACGAAGTTGCCGTGGGGCCTGTACATGCGGGCATCATCGAACCTGGGCATTTTCGTTTTCAGTGCTACGGCGAGAATGTGTTGCATCTGGAAATAGCGCTGGGCTACCAGCATCGGGGCCTTGAGGCCATGATCACTCAAGGGCCTGCCGGCCGTCGCCTGCACCTGCTGGAATGCGCCGCTGGCGACAGCACCGTTGCCCATGCCACGGCCCACTGTGTGCTGCTTGAGCGCATGACCGGGCAACAGCCTGATGAACGCGCCCAGCTGTTGCGCCGCATTGGCCTTGAGCTGGAACGCCTCGCCAACCACACGGGCGACCTTGGAGCCATTGCGGGCGATACGGGCTTTTTGCCCACTGCCTCATGGAATGGCCGCATCCGCGGCGATTTTCTCAATATAACCGCCAGCCTGTGCGGGAACCGTTTCGGCAGGGGGCTGCTGCGCCCGGGGGGCGTGGCCTACGACCTTGCCCCATCGGAATGTGCTGATATGCTCGCCCGCGTTCGTGCGGCCTGGCACGATGCGCGCGGTTCGGTGGACGTGATGCTTGATGCCGTGACCGTGCGTAACCGCCTTGCGGATACCGGCATGGTGGAACCTGCCACAGCCCGTGAACTGGGTCTTGTGGGTGTTGCCGCACGTGCCTGCGGGCTGGACGTGGATGCGCGTTTTCACATGCCCCTCAGCGACCTGCCTTGCGAAGGATGCGCGCCCCGGCTGGAAATAACGGGCGACGTCATGGCCCGCACCCTTGTGCGCAGCCGCGAACTGGACGACAGTCTGCGCCTGCTGGAGTTTGACCTTGCCCGGCTGGGGGCGTTGCCACACACAAAAAATGCAGCAACGGCGGAAAGTACGGTTTCCGCACCCGCCACTGCCGCAGCAACCAATACTTCCGGCACAGCGGCTGAGGCCGCCTCTTTTGATGCTCTGCCGCCGGACACCCTGGCGGTGGCACTGGTAGAAGGCTGGCGCGGCGAAGTATGCCATGTGGGGCTTACTGACTCCCGGGGGCGCCTGCTGGTCTACAAGGTTGTCGACCCTTCTTTCCATAACTGGGCAGGGCTGGCCATGGCCCTGCGTGGCAACCAGATTTCAGACTTTCCCCTCTGCAACAAGAGCTTCAACCTCTCTTATTGCGGGCATGACCTGTGAGGTTTTGACATGTTGCGCATCATCAAGGAACGCATTCATCAGAAATACCGCACGCTGGACTATCCACACCAACAGCCCACACTCTCGCCCCGGTACATGGGCCGTCCAAGCCTGATCCCTGTGGATTGCGGTGACTGCCGCGCCTGTTATGCGGCCTGCCCCACTGCCGCCCTGTTGCCCACAGAGGGCGTACCCGGCAGTACGCCAACACTGGATGTGGGCCGCTGCACCTTCTGCGGAGCCTGCCGCGCTGCCTGCCCCAAGCAGGCCATCACGTTTACGGGTGAACACCGCATGGCGGCCTTCAGGCGCGAAGATCTGCTGATAGTACCCGGAAAACCTGTGCCGCAGCCCGCAACGCCCCCTGTGCCGGGTAAATTTGCCATATTCAGGCGTTCCCTCAAGCTGCGTCAGGTGAGCGCTGCGGGCTGTAACGCCTGTGAAGCCGATTGTAACGTGCTCGGAACCCTTGTGTTTGACCTGCCGCGCTTCGGTATTGATTTTGTCGCTTCGCCACGACACGCCGACGGCATCGTGCTTACCGGTCCTGTTTCTGAAAACATGCGGCTGGCAGCTATTGATACATATAACGCCACGCCGGAACCACGCCTCGTGGTGGCTGTGGGGGCCTGCGCCATATCGGGCGGGCTTTTCCGCGATGCCCCACAGTGTAATAACGGCATTGCAGATATTTTGCCCGTGGACCTTTTTGTTCCGGGCTGCCCACCCAACCCCTGGACTATTCTGGACGGTTTGCTAATGTTGCGGGAATAAAATTTTTTCGCCATAGGCGAGCAACTTTTGAGCAAACCGGAACGGTATATGACAGATGCAACGCGCACATGGTTATACTTGTTTCTTCTGGTTCTGGCGACATCCCTGTCGAGCTCTATCTGTCAATGGTGGAGCATCCGCCCCACATTTCCCATCGTGGGCATCAACATAGCAGCCTCATTGTGTCTCTTTACAATGTTGTCCGGTTAAGCACCCATAGCTAACAGGCTATAACTATAGGTGTTTATAGTTTTTCGTCTTCGTGGATTCAGAAGTTCTTCCAGAGAATCCTTGCCGAACAGATTCAAGCAAATGAGCTCGAAGAGTTGTTGCACCGACAGCCCAAGCTTGCTCAGGAATTTCTGATAGGCCAGGAGTAAATACACGGTCAGGGCCGTATAAATCTGGATGTGCACCGCATTCTCCGAGCGCCCGACAAAGCTTTTAATATGCAGATTTTGTTTGACTTCGCGGAAGAATATTTCAATTTGCCAGCGTTCTTTATAGATATCAGCAATTGTCTTGGCGGACAGGCGGAAATGGTTGGTCAAAAATTCGTACCGTTTGCCGGTTTTCGCATCGCGATAGCCGATTCTGCGTAGACGAGTGGTTTTTCCCCGGCTGCTCACGTCAATGATGTGATCGGACGTGACCCCGGTTTTCCGGTCTACGGCGCGGCGATCAACGAGCTTATAGGCAGCATTGCTCTTCAGTCGGGTTACGAAGAAAATGCCCTTCGCGGTCAACATGCGAAACCAGGAATAGCAGATATAGCCTTTATCGAAGGTGACGATGGAACCCTTTGGCAATGAAAGACTTTTGGCCATGCGGCTTTCGTGGGTTTTGGCATTGTTGATATCGAGAAAAGCGGGAATGTAGCCATCGTGGTCAAGCACGGTATTTACTTTCACGCCAGCCTTGTTCCGCCGGAACGACGCCCAGGGAAAGATGGACAGGCATAGGCTGATGGTGGTGGCGTCCATGCTGTACAGCTTGCACTTGAAGCGGAATTTGTGACGAGGCGCACGAAGATGGCACAGGCCATACATTTCAGCGAACAGGTCTTTGAAAAATTCCACAGGCCTTGAATTGTTGGCATCGGCAACCGTGGAACGCGCTACTGATTTCAAGCCGAGGTGATACAGCCGTCTCTTGGCCGCCTCCAAGGCGCGAAGCCCATCGCGTAAAGAGCGCCTTGCAGCGAGTTGGATAAAGGCCATGACGGTGAATTGCTCCTTGAATCCAAATTGGCGTGAAGAGCGGCCAGTTTTGTGCTTGCGTTCGAGTTTTTCAAAAACATGTCCCGGTATCAGGGATAGCAGTTGAGAGAAGAGTGTAGTATGATGGCTCAAGTCCAAAATCTCCTTGTGTGGCAAGTTGTTGTGGTAACTTCTTATACCACATACTGCTGAGATTTTGGACTTTTTTGTTACCCCTTAGCCGGACAGCAATGATTTTTTATCCAAAATTACAATATTGCCCTATCGTAAACAGGTCGGAATAGTGGCCTTTGCAAGTTTTGCCGTAGCCATGGGCAGCAGCTTCGCAGTACAGCCACTCAGGGAATTCTGGCCCCAGGACACCGTGAACGGAAAAATCAGTTCTACCCCGCCGGAACGACGTTCATTGCATGCACGCGGCTATCTGGCCACATATGCGCTGGAACTGGGTTCCGGCTACCCCTGGCGCATGCAGAAGCAAACGCAACCGATGGAATCTCCACACGGCGTTGAGAACCTGCCGCTGCTTCCCTGCACAGATAAAATCGTTCTTATTCAAGTAGAGGCTCTGGACTACGAAATGCTTACAGAAAAGGCACGAGCAGAATACGTTATGCCTTTTCTGCACAACCTGCTGGACCATGCAGTGCTATTGCGCCTGGACGGCACAAAAAAAATGGCGTCTGCCAATTCCGACTATGAAGTATTTACCGGGCGTATCGCTTCACACAGCATCCTGCACTATGAGTATGAAACAGATTATTCTGGCTCATTTTTGCGTTTTCTGACTCAAAAGATTTCCCCGAGCTATTCCTTCCATGGCATGCCGGGCAACTACATGAATCAGGAGGTTGCCTACCGGCGTCAGGGGGTGCAGTATGTTTACGGGCTGGAAAAAATGCAGGCCGAAGGCGTGCCTGCTGTTGCCATATGGACGGATGGCATTGCGGCTGACACGGACCTGCTTGGCTTTGCGGCAAAAAAATTCCCGTCAAGGGACCTTTTTTACATTTTATCATCACGCTGGACATGCACGTCATGGACCAGCCGGAAATGGTCTGCAATGCCCTGCAATTTCCGGATGAACCACGCAACGTCTATTACTCGCTGTGCCGACACATCGACACCGCCCTTGCCGCCTATATACGGCAACTGCCCGAAGGAACCACTGTGGCCATATGGGGCGGCCACAGATCGTATACCAGCGAAGCCTCCGGCTACATTCCCTTTCTGTTTTTCGTCACAGGGCAATCACATCCTTGTGTGCATGAATCTTCCCCGCCATTGAACAGAAGTAAAATGTATCACTATCTGCAAAGAAATTTCGGGCAGCTTTTTGCTCAAAAAATACCGGCTATAGCAAAATCAGGGCAATAAGCAGCAACACATTGCAGAGCAACGCCGTTAAGACTGCCATTGATCCTTTATCTTTGGCATTTTTTATCAACTCTGAATATTCGCTGCTGACAAGATCACACACATCCTCAATGGCGGAGTTCAGCAATTCCACAATAAGGATCAAGAGATATGAGCCTGTCAGCAAAAATTTTTTCCAGAGGGGCCACGGCACTACAAGCAGGACAAGAACAAGCACGGCCAAGCCCGCCAGTTCCAGACGAAAAGCCTCTTCCTTGGTAAGGGCCGCGCGGAATCCCGCCACTGAATAACGCGTTGCCCCGACACAGCGCCTGTAAAGTACATCGCATATTTTTTTCAGCATGGCAGTCCGTTATGAGGGGCGCGGCCCACGGCAGCGCTCCGCTACTTCCCATCCCCGAGTTTCGATAAAAGCGTCTTGCGGTTGATGCCAAGACGCCGCGCGGCCTCGCTCTTGTTGCCGCCCACCTGCTCAAGCGTATCCTGCACGGCCAGGCGCTCGATTTCTTCCAGCGTCATGTTGGCAAAATCCAGCCGCGCCGGACGCGTATTTTCCTCTTCCACGTCCAGAATGGTGGGCGGCAGTTCACGTTCGCTGATATATTCTCCCACCAGCAGCACCACAGCCCGCTCCACGGCATTTTCCAGTTCACGCACATTGCCGGGCCAGTTGTGCTTGAGCAACCTGTCCATGGCGGCAGGGGTAAAACCCTTGACCGTTTTGCCGTTGCGCTCGGC contains the following coding sequences:
- a CDS encoding IS4 family transposase, giving the protein MPHKEILDLSHHTTLFSQLLSLIPGHVFEKLERKHKTGRSSRQFGFKEQFTVMAFIQLAARRSLRDGLRALEAAKRRLYHLGLKSVARSTVADANNSRPVEFFKDLFAEMYGLCHLRAPRHKFRFKCKLYSMDATTISLCLSIFPWASFRRNKAGVKVNTVLDHDGYIPAFLDINNAKTHESRMAKSLSLPKGSIVTFDKGYICYSWFRMLTAKGIFFVTRLKSNAAYKLVDRRAVDRKTGVTSDHIIDVSSRGKTTRLRRIGYRDAKTGKRYEFLTNHFRLSAKTIADIYKERWQIEIFFREVKQNLHIKSFVGRSENAVHIQIYTALTVYLLLAYQKFLSKLGLSVQQLFELICLNLFGKDSLEELLNPRRRKTINTYSYSLLAMGA
- a CDS encoding hydrogenase-4 component E: MESLLQSCLFLLMLNNLLMLGTTRLMWLIRLTAFQGILLAAMLLSLDHALLAGAVLLIKGVLLPGLLWRTRERLHARQRMRPRLHVAVGVLAGMGGLVLSLWLEARLLTLPALFPPLLLPTALTTLFCGLILVVGRTTALAQVIGYLVAENGIFLLGMPLMTAGTIWFELALLLDVFVAVFVMGIAINHISNTFESIDVGRFRSLRD
- a CDS encoding proton-conducting transporter transmembrane domain-containing protein, which gives rise to MLEALLFLPLAAGCIMLLGTSALCRILLPLTGLTHAGLAAWTTWNVASGAEPEALGGLLAPDPLGALFLMLASLLFLAASVYAVYYLREEESLGVHTAFQDGRSFTNAPQRRLAACLCFFLASMTLVTTTPHLGALWVGIEATTLSSAPLIYFHRHQRSLEATWKYLIICSVGIALAMVGNILLSVAFYTPEGMEAMVEGMNQVGWYVSHARAGEETWLKAAFIFLLVGYGTKMGLAPLHNWLPDAHSQAPSLVSALLSGALLNCAMLGILRGHQIMLAAGLGGFSSGLLSFFGLLSLITAAIFIVGQGHYKRMLAYSSVEHMGILALGVGVGGLAVSGAMLHAVCHSLTKCMLFLLSGNILARYHTFSSYDIRGMRWTMPVTGALWMAGFLAVAGSPPFGIFISEFIIFKGMLAAGSPFLAAAYLLALAVIFVGLSVAVLRMVQGSRPTDMPQNPREPLLSVLPPLALGMGVLTLGLWIPDWLWNFLRQGAALIGG
- a CDS encoding 4Fe-4S dicluster domain-containing protein: MLRIIKERIHQKYRTLDYPHQQPTLSPRYMGRPSLIPVDCGDCRACYAACPTAALLPTEGVPGSTPTLDVGRCTFCGACRAACPKQAITFTGEHRMAAFRREDLLIVPGKPVPQPATPPVPGKFAIFRRSLKLRQVSAAGCNACEADCNVLGTLVFDLPRFGIDFVASPRHADGIVLTGPVSENMRLAAIDTYNATPEPRLVVAVGACAISGGLFRDAPQCNNGIADILPVDLFVPGCPPNPWTILDGLLMLRE
- a CDS encoding diacylglycerol kinase, which gives rise to MLKKICDVLYRRCVGATRYSVAGFRAALTKEEAFRLELAGLAVLVLVLLVVPWPLWKKFLLTGSYLLILIVELLNSAIEDVCDLVSSEYSELIKNAKDKGSMAVLTALLCNVLLLIALILL
- a CDS encoding hydrogenase large subunit; its protein translation is MSFDYREAVTLNKLGRHSVSELRDILRHALAGGWRVLAFFGIPDMDAPLDAHNDDTPEQPRAVSLCCILAHDGTRRLMARCTPPVTAFVSMTPELPQLHYFEREIYEQWGVEPVGHPWLKSVRRIPDSAEAAARNAAESQTSSAAPAQESAEVVPSPALTASARPQTLPYPFYRVEGADVHEVAVGPVHAGIIEPGHFRFQCYGENVLHLEIALGYQHRGLEAMITQGPAGRRLHLLECAAGDSTVAHATAHCVLLERMTGQQPDERAQLLRRIGLELERLANHTGDLGAIAGDTGFLPTASWNGRIRGDFLNITASLCGNRFGRGLLRPGGVAYDLAPSECADMLARVRAAWHDARGSVDVMLDAVTVRNRLADTGMVEPATARELGLVGVAARACGLDVDARFHMPLSDLPCEGCAPRLEITGDVMARTLVRSRELDDSLRLLEFDLARLGALPHTKNAATAESTVSAPATAAATNTSGTAAEAASFDALPPDTLAVALVEGWRGEVCHVGLTDSRGRLLVYKVVDPSFHNWAGLAMALRGNQISDFPLCNKSFNLSYCGHDL